The Candidatus Krumholzibacteriota bacterium genome contains a region encoding:
- the hutU gene encoding urocanate hydratase, whose amino-acid sequence MDSPIIRSPRGNEISCKGWFQEAALRMLMNNLDPENAEKPEELVVYGGKGKAARNWDCYHAIVDSLRRLENDETLLVQSGKPVGIFKTHEGAPRVLLANSLLVPKWATWEHFWELESKGLMMYGQMTAGSWMYIGTQGILQGTYETFSECARKHFGGTLEGRFVLSGGLGGMSGAQPLAVTMNAGVCLIVEVDRERIKRRLDTDYCDLLETDLDAALVKVEEAVRSKKPLSIGLVGNCADVYPELVRRGVIPDVVTDQTSAHDPLNGYVPKGYTLDEAAGLRKSDPDRYIDEAISSMVDHVKAMIDMQEKGAVAFDYGNNIRGMAEKGGLENAFSFPGFVPAFIRPMFCVGKGPFRWIAMSGKKEDIYRTDDLALELFPENESLCRWIRLAREKVAFQGLPSRICWLAHGERQKFGLAMHDLVASGEISAPIVIGRDHLDSGSVASPYRETEGMIDGSDAVADWPILNAMLNVSSGAAWVSVHHGGGVGMGLSIHAGLAVVADGTSEGREKLARCLDNDPGTGVARHADAGYEIAIKKAKDAGLKIPML is encoded by the coding sequence ATGGATTCCCCTATTATAAGGTCCCCGAGAGGAAATGAGATCAGTTGCAAGGGATGGTTTCAGGAAGCGGCGTTGAGGATGCTGATGAACAATCTCGATCCTGAAAACGCAGAAAAACCTGAAGAACTGGTCGTATACGGCGGTAAAGGCAAAGCTGCGAGAAACTGGGATTGTTATCACGCGATAGTCGATTCGCTAAGACGACTTGAGAACGACGAGACGCTTCTGGTGCAGTCGGGAAAACCTGTCGGGATATTCAAGACGCATGAAGGCGCGCCAAGAGTCCTCCTTGCCAATTCGCTTCTCGTCCCTAAATGGGCGACCTGGGAACATTTCTGGGAACTTGAGTCCAAGGGCCTGATGATGTACGGACAGATGACAGCCGGTTCATGGATGTATATAGGGACGCAGGGGATCCTGCAGGGGACTTACGAGACCTTTTCGGAATGCGCCAGGAAGCATTTCGGGGGTACTCTCGAAGGCAGGTTTGTACTTTCAGGGGGGCTTGGAGGAATGAGTGGCGCGCAACCCCTCGCGGTCACGATGAACGCAGGTGTATGCCTGATCGTCGAAGTCGACCGGGAGAGGATAAAAAGGCGTCTGGATACCGACTACTGCGATCTTCTCGAGACTGATCTCGACGCGGCGCTGGTAAAGGTGGAAGAAGCGGTGCGATCGAAAAAGCCTTTATCGATCGGTCTGGTGGGAAACTGCGCGGATGTCTATCCGGAACTGGTAAGACGCGGAGTGATCCCCGATGTAGTCACAGACCAGACATCAGCTCATGATCCGCTTAACGGGTATGTCCCCAAAGGGTATACTCTCGATGAAGCGGCCGGTTTGCGTAAAAGCGATCCGGACCGGTATATTGACGAGGCTATATCCTCGATGGTCGATCACGTGAAAGCTATGATAGATATGCAGGAAAAGGGGGCTGTAGCCTTCGACTATGGAAATAACATCAGGGGAATGGCTGAAAAGGGAGGGCTTGAGAATGCTTTTTCCTTCCCCGGTTTCGTTCCAGCCTTTATCAGACCGATGTTCTGCGTCGGAAAAGGACCATTTCGCTGGATCGCCATGTCGGGAAAGAAAGAGGATATTTACAGGACAGACGATCTTGCTCTGGAACTCTTCCCGGAGAACGAATCGCTCTGCAGGTGGATAAGGCTGGCCAGGGAAAAGGTAGCTTTCCAGGGTCTGCCGTCGAGGATCTGCTGGCTGGCTCACGGGGAAAGACAGAAATTCGGTCTCGCGATGCATGATCTTGTCGCTTCGGGCGAAATAAGCGCTCCGATAGTGATAGGACGCGATCACCTCGACAGCGGATCTGTCGCATCTCCCTATCGCGAGACGGAGGGGATGATCGACGGTAGCGATGCCGTCGCCGACTGGCCGATCCTCAACGCGATGCTCAACGTATCGAGTGGAGCGGCATGGGTATCGGTCCATCACGGAGGTGGAGTGGGCATGGGACTTTCGATCCATGCCGGACTCGCCGTAGTTGCTGATGGAACGTCGGAAGGTCGTGAAAAACTAGCACGTTGTCTCGATAATGACCCTGGCACGGGAGTTGCAAGACATGCCGACGCGGGCTATGAGATAGCCATTAAAAAGGCCAAGGATGCAGGGCTTAAGATCCCGATGTTGTGA